The following DNA comes from Streptomyces globosus.
ACCCGACGGCGGAAGCCGGGTGGGCTGTGACGTCGGAAAACGATGCCCAGAGCATCATCGGGAGACAGGAGCGCGTCGGATCGCTACGTGGGCGTCCTCGGCTCAGCGTCCGGCGGCCGTCAGGGGCGGGGGCGGCGCGGCCAGATCGCTACGTGGGCACCCTCGGCTCAGCGACCGGCGGCCGTGGGGGCCGAGCGGCGCGACAGATCGCTACACGCCTCTGTCTGCACGGCGTCCGGCCGCCGCTTGGGGCCGCGAAGCGCCCCACCTCGCTGCGCGCTTCCCTCACCTCGGCGTCCGGCCGCCGTCCGGGGCGGCGAAGCGCACCGGCTCGCTCCCCGCTGCTCATCCTTTGGCGGCCGAAGGCCGTCAGGGGCAGCGAAGCGCCACCTGCCCGCTCCCCCCTCCTCATATACCGGCATCTGGCGGCAGAGACCCCTTCCGCACGCCGCCCCCCCCCCGCACCCCGCCCCCGCAATCCTGCGGTCAGCCGCTGAGCCGAGGGTGCCCACGTAGCGATCTGGCCGCGCCGCCCGGCCCCTGACGGCCGTCGGACGCTGAGCCGAGGACGCCCCTGTAGCGATCTGGGGCGCTCCTGTGTCCGGATGATGCTCTGGGCGTCGTTTCCCTACGTCACAGGTCACTCGGCTTCCGCCGACGGGGCTGGTGATGCCGGTGGGACGAAACAGGCCCTGCGGGGCGGGAGGGAAAGGGCTCTGATGGCCCTGAATGGTCCACGTACCCCCTGGCCGTTCCCCTGGGGGCGTCCCGGCAGAAAAAATGCCTCCGGGGCGGGTCGGTCGGTCAAGGGTGGCCCGCCAGGGCCATCGCGCAGCGACGCGACCGAAGGGCGCGCCCTTGAGGGACCGGCACGCCCCGGACACCATCAACTGCCCGGGACACCCCCAGACACACACCCGACCCCGACCCATCGACTCCCGCCCACCCCACCCCCCGCCTCGCGCTTCCGGTGCCGACTGGTCGGCTACCGCCGACCCCGGCCCCCCGCCGTCACCCTCCGACCGCGGCCGACCGGCATCCGCCGTCCCGCGTTCCGCCGTCGCACCCCCGACCCCGCACGCGCCGAAGCACCGTTCCTCTACGGGGTCGGCGTGAGGTACATGCCCGTCTGGTCGGAGCCTGCCGTGTTCTTGCAGGTGTCCTTCGAGGTCGACGGGCGGGCTGCGGCCAGGGACAGGCAGCGGCCCAGGGCGAGTTGGCCGAAGTAGTTGGGGTGCATGGACTCCTGGATCAGGCCCTGCGTCTCGCTGCTGTCGATCCAGCGTGCCCACTCGCTTGTCTTCGCCGACGCCGGGGCGGTGGAGGTGACGTGCTTGCTGGCCTTCGCGCACACTTCGCGGCCCTGGAGCATGTCGCGGAGGTCCAGGAACTGGACGTTCTTCTGCGTCGCCACCGCCTTCAGCCGGTTCGCGATCTGCGGGACCAGCGAGTCCCGCGCCCAGTCCGAGTCGCGGTTCCAGAAGGGGCAGCCGCCCGTGTTCAGCCGGCTCCAGTCGCTCTGCGGGTAGCGGTTCTCCGCGCCGCGCGGGATCGGCGACGGGTAGGACTGGAGGACGATGCGGTACGAGGTGTCGGCGTAGCCGGCGCCGCGCATGACGGCGCGGATCTCGTCGACCGCCTTGCCGACGTTCGCCATGACCCCGTCGATCTTCCGGTCCACGCCGTACTGCTGGTCGTCGTGGCAGTAGGAGTTCCAGATGACGAAGTCGTACGCGCACGCCTGGATGATGTCGGCGAAGCCGAGGTCGTTGCCGCCGACGGACAGGGCGATGACCTTGACGTCGTGGCTGGCGGCGACGGCAGCCAGCTGGTCGGCCTGCGGCGCCTCCCCCCTGTACGGGACGCCGCCGCTCGCCGCGCGGAAGACGTTCGCGGTGGTCGCTCCCGAGCAGGCCAGGTTGACGGCGACGTCGGCGACCGGGCCGGCGCTGCGGCCCTCCGCGGAGTCGGAGCGGTGGCATCCGCCCGCGGTGGCGCCGTACACCTTCGAAGGGTCGTATACGGAACCGGACACCCAGGCGCGGTCGGTGCCGTTGCGGCTGCCGGTGTTGGTGAGGCTGTTGCCCTTCCAGCGTCCGGCCTCGCCGGAGATGTAGCTGTCGCCCATGGTCACGACGGCGGTAGGGCCGCCCTGCGGGGCGGCGGCCGCGGTGCCGGCGGTGCCGCCGGCCAGGGCGCCTGCGGCGAGCGGCAGGGCCATCCCGGCGACGGCCAGCCGTCGCATCCGGCGGCGGGGCTCGGTGGTGGCGGCGGTGCGGAATCCGATCAC
Coding sequences within:
- a CDS encoding GDSL-type esterase/lipase family protein, translated to MIGFRTAATTEPRRRMRRLAVAGMALPLAAGALAGGTAGTAAAAPQGGPTAVVTMGDSYISGEAGRWKGNSLTNTGSRNGTDRAWVSGSVYDPSKVYGATAGGCHRSDSAEGRSAGPVADVAVNLACSGATTANVFRAASGGVPYRGEAPQADQLAAVAASHDVKVIALSVGGNDLGFADIIQACAYDFVIWNSYCHDDQQYGVDRKIDGVMANVGKAVDEIRAVMRGAGYADTSYRIVLQSYPSPIPRGAENRYPQSDWSRLNTGGCPFWNRDSDWARDSLVPQIANRLKAVATQKNVQFLDLRDMLQGREVCAKASKHVTSTAPASAKTSEWARWIDSSETQGLIQESMHPNYFGQLALGRCLSLAAARPSTSKDTCKNTAGSDQTGMYLTPTP